One Owenweeksia hongkongensis DSM 17368 genomic region harbors:
- a CDS encoding Txe/YoeB family addiction module toxin — protein sequence MKVAFLNQAWEDYTYWQKHDKRMLRKINELLKDIYRSPFEGIGNPEPLKHDLSGYWSRRINLEHRLVYRMNDDEIRVVQCRYHY from the coding sequence ATGAAGGTTGCGTTCCTTAATCAAGCGTGGGAAGATTATACCTATTGGCAAAAGCATGACAAAAGAATGCTCAGGAAAATTAATGAGCTCTTGAAGGATATTTATCGCTCTCCATTTGAAGGTATTGGAAATCCCGAACCTCTAAAGCACGACCTTTCTGGTTATTGGTCTCGAAGAATAAATTTGGAACATCGCTTGGTGTATAGAATGAATGACGATGAAATCCGAGTTGTACAGTGCAGGTATCACTATTAA
- a CDS encoding RidA family protein: MKKIITSTKAPTPIGPYNQAVLANGTLYISGQIALNPETGELMDNTIQEETEWVMKHLGSILAEAGMDYSNLVKCSIFIKDMGQFAQINEVYAKYFKADPPARETVEVACLPKNVNVEISGIAVK, from the coding sequence ATGAAAAAGATAATTACCTCTACCAAAGCCCCAACTCCCATTGGCCCATATAATCAAGCCGTTTTGGCAAATGGTACTCTTTATATTTCCGGGCAAATAGCATTAAACCCTGAAACGGGAGAGCTTATGGATAACACTATTCAGGAGGAAACCGAGTGGGTAATGAAGCACTTGGGGAGTATTTTGGCTGAAGCTGGAATGGATTATTCCAACCTAGTAAAGTGCAGCATTTTTATAAAAGACATGGGGCAGTTTGCACAAATTAATGAAGTATATGCAAAGTACTTTAAGGCCGATCCACCAGCCAGAGAAACTGTAGAAGTAGCTTGCTTGCCCAAAAACGTAAATGTTGAGATTTCGGGGATTGCCGTGAAATAA
- a CDS encoding anthranilate synthase component II: protein MKVLILDNYDSFTYNLFHYVDQLCDDVVVKRNDEISLEEVDEFSHIIISPGPGLPVAAGITMMVLEKYHKTKNIFGVCLGCQAIAEFFGGKLYNQQLVAHGIFRNVKQTTPSKLLKDLPSEFKVGLYHSWAIDEKSLPEELVITSKSEMGTVMSLEHHKYAVCGVQFHPESIMTEGGLQIIKNWLES from the coding sequence GTGAAAGTTCTGATACTCGACAATTACGATTCGTTTACCTACAATCTTTTCCACTATGTAGATCAGCTATGTGATGATGTGGTGGTAAAACGCAACGATGAAATTTCTTTAGAGGAAGTTGATGAATTTTCGCACATCATTATTTCCCCAGGACCAGGGTTACCAGTAGCTGCTGGCATTACAATGATGGTTTTAGAAAAGTATCATAAAACAAAAAACATATTTGGGGTTTGCTTGGGCTGTCAGGCTATAGCCGAATTTTTTGGGGGAAAACTATATAATCAACAGTTAGTAGCTCATGGTATTTTCCGAAATGTGAAACAAACAACACCTTCCAAACTATTAAAGGATTTACCCTCAGAATTTAAAGTGGGACTTTACCACTCATGGGCCATTGACGAAAAATCCCTTCCAGAGGAATTAGTTATTACTTCAAAATCGGAAATGGGAACTGTGATGAGTTTAGAGCATCATAAATACGCTGTGTGCGGAGTGCAGTTTCACCCGGAATCGATTATGACCGAGGGTGGCCTTCAGATTATAAAAAACTGGTTGGAATCTTAA
- a CDS encoding type II toxin-antitoxin system Phd/YefM family antitoxin, whose translation MEVTNLTDFRRNMKSYFERVFNLRVPLFISRPKGEDMVLMSKSDYESMQETFYLLKSPKNADRLLAAIEEDKQGEATVHDLQE comes from the coding sequence ATGGAAGTGACCAATCTTACAGACTTTAGGAGAAACATGAAGAGCTATTTTGAACGGGTTTTCAATTTACGAGTGCCCTTATTTATAAGTAGGCCCAAGGGTGAAGATATGGTGCTGATGAGCAAAAGTGATTATGAAAGTATGCAGGAAACTTTTTATCTACTGAAAAGTCCAAAGAATGCAGACAGGTTGTTAGCCGCCATTGAAGAAGACAAGCAGGGAGAAGCCACAGTCCATGATTTACAAGAATAA